The sequence ctcaacccgcctagcgacttcgctttggcgggcgctctcatagaggcgagtccaaaccctctggggtttcgtatgcggtcaccttgggaccggctgacggacgtctcgacctacgggccctctgggtccgaggaagacgacgagcccagcttctgttgggatttctctggacttggcaaccccagtgccatgcgggacttcatgaccgcatgcgactactgcctttccgactgttccgacggtagccgtagcctcggcgacgaggactgcgacccaagtcgcgaatgcttccacgtcgatctagggggtccctccgaaggcaaccatctcggcatgccggaggacggtgatctccctaggtcggtgccttgcgttgacatcccacgggagctagctgtggtccccgttcaggcggggggccatgacccacagctcgagcaaatccgcggggtgcaggccaggctcgacgagggagcaggagcgcttgagccgatccgccgggacgtcgggcaggcatgggcgggccaacctccggccggagaaatacgtcatctaccccagggcttccagcaccgcatcgccgacgatgtcagggtcaggccaccacccgcatctagtggggtcggccagaacctggctgcagcagcaatgctcctccacgcgatgccagagccatcaaccaccgaggggcggcgaatccagggagagctcaagaatctcctggaaggcgccgcggtccgacgggtcgagagctccgcctcccgaaggcaggggtacccctcggaacctcatgccgcgacttcccgattcatgcgggaagcctcagtctacaccgggcgcacccgcaacgcagcgcctgcggccccggatcgcctcgacaacgaacaccatcaccgcgaccgtcgagcccacctcgacgagagggtgcgccgaggctaccaccccaggcgtgggggacgctatgacagcggggaggatcggagtccctcgcccgagtcacccggtccgcaggccttcagccgggccatacgacgggcgccgttcccgacccggttccgacccccgactactatcacaaagtactcgggggagacgagaccggaactgtggctcgcggactaccgtctggcctgccagctgggtggaacggacgatgacaacctcatcatccgcaacctccccctgtttctttccgacaccgcccgcgtctggttggagcacctgcctccggggcagatctccaactgggacgacctagtccaagctttcgccggcaatttccagggcacgtacgtgcgccccgggaattcctgggacctccgaagctgccgacagcagccgggagagtctctccgggactacatccggcgattctcgaagcagcgcaccgagctgtccaacatcaccgactcggatgtcatcggcgcgttcctcgctggcaccacctaccgcgacctggtgagcaagctgggtcgcaagacccccaccagggcaagcgagctgatggacatcgccaccaagttcgcctccggccaggaggcggtcgaggctatcttccgaaaggacaagcagccccagggccgcccatcggaggatgcccccgaggcgtcaactcagcgcggcgccaagaagaagggcaagaagaagtcgcaagcgaaacgcgacgccgccgacgcggaccttgtcgctgccgccgagtacaaaaaccctcggaagccccccccggaggtgccaacctcttcgacaagatgctcaaggagccgtgcccctatcaccaggggcccgtcaagcacacccttgaggagtgcgtcatgcttcggcgccacttccacagggctgggccacccgcggagggtggcagggcccgcgacgacgacaagaaggaagatcaccaggcaggagagttccccgaggtccgcgactgcttcatgatctacggtgggcaagcggcgaatgcctcggctcggcaccgcaagcaagagcgtcgggaggtctcctcggtgaaggtggcggcgccagtctatctagactggtccgacaagcccatcaccttcgatcgagccgaccaccccgaccatgtgccgagcccggggaaatccccgctcgttgtcgaccccgtcatcggcgacgtcaggctcaccaaggtcctcatggacggaggcagcagcctcaacatcatctacgccgagaccctcgggctcctgcgtgtcgatctgtcctccgtccgggcaggcgctgcgcccttccatgggatcattcccgggaagcgcgtccagcccctcggacaactcgaccttcccgtctgcttcagaacaccctccaacttccgaagggagaccctgacgttcgaggtggtcgggttccgaggaacctaccacgcggtgctgggaagaccatgctacgcgaagttcatggccgtccccaactacacctaccagaagctcaagatgtcgggccccaacggggtgatcaccgtcggccccacatacaaacacgcgttcgaatgcgacgtggagtgcgtggagtacgccgaggccctcgccgagtccgaggccctcatcgccgacctggagagcctctctaaggaggtgccagacgtgaaacgtcatgccggcaacttcgagccagtggagatggttaaggccgtccccctcgaccccagcggcgacgcctccaagcagatccggatcggctccgggctcgatcccaaataggaagcagtgctcgtcgactttctccgcgcgaacgccgacgtcttcgcgtggagtccctcggacatgcccggcataccgagggatgtcgccgagcactcgctggacatccgagccagagcccgacctgtcaagcagcctctgcgccgattcgacgaggaaaagcgcagagccataggcgaggagatccacaagctaatggcggcagggttcatcaaagaggtattccatcccgaatggcttgccaaccctgtgcttgtgagaaagaaaggggggaaatggcggatgtgtgtagactacactggtctaaacaaggcatgtccgaaggttccctaccctctacctcgcatcgatcaaatcgtggattccactgctgggtgcaaaaccctgtctttcctcgatgcctactcagggtatcaccaaatcaggatgaaagagtccgaccagctcgcgacttctttcatcacacccttcggtatgtactgctatgtcatcatgtcgttcggtttgaggaatgcgggtgcgacgtaccagcggtgcatgaaccatgtgttcggcgaacacattggccgcacggtcgaggcctacatcgatgacatcgtagtcaagatgaggaaagcctccgacctcctttccgaccttgaagtgacattccgatgtctcaaggcgaaaggcgtcaagctcaaccccgaaaagtgcgtcttcggggtgccccgaggcatgctcttggggttcatcgtctccgagcggggcatcgaagccaacccggagaagatcgtagccatcaccagcatggggcccatcaaggacttgaaaggcgtacagagggtcatgggatgtctcgcggctctgagccgcttcatctcacgcctcggcgaaagaggtctaccactgtaccgcctcttaaggaaggccgagtgcttcacttggaccccggaggccgaggaagccctcggggacctgaaggcactcctcacgaaggcgcctatcttggtgcccccagctgctggagaagccctcttggtctacgtcgccgcgaccactcaggtggttagcgccgcgattgtggtcgagaggcaagaagaggggcatgcattgcccgttcagaggccagtctacttcgtcagcgaggtactgtccgaaaccaagatccgctacccacaagttcagaagctgctgtatgcggtaatcctgacacggcggaagttgcgacactacttcgagtctcatccggtaactgtggtgtcatccttctgtaacacccctggtgtttattttccgctcgacaacgagtatggatttaagcacgtaatatcagtggataaaacagatgctaaattttaattaTCTTTGCCTAtcacgattttaatatcgcatctgtttcgttaGTCGCGAGTTCGACATTGTTTTTATCtttccgggctcttcctaaattttcgtgatgttcggaacatagttgttctgaaaatcggtgcgttcggtgattatttaaaattcatcgctcgcgcgaatacgaatttggAAGCCCGACCCCCTCGGATGCTTTTATCCCGAGCAGATTAAGAtgaactcgacgactaagctTTCAGTGTAAAATAATTTAATCCCCTTTTTGTCATCCGTGACATCGCGTCTACGGATTTTTAATTAAATTGTTCTCTAATTGAGTATTCGTAATTAATTTGTTTCCCTGTTCGGACTGTGGATGAAATTatttgatttcaaatcaaatcGAATACAACCTAAAATATAGAAGTTGATCTTGTTTGGTTCGGTCTCTGTGTTTTTCGCCTAGATCAATCTCTTCATATAAATAACTGGTAAAACTTTATCTGATTTCGGAAGTATCGATCAATCAAACACCGTCCAAATATCGTGGTCGATCTCGTTTTGGTTCGACCCTTTTATACATCTTTTAGACTCTAACGTTAGAACCCAAAATATCTACATTTTAATATATCTTTTGATGGCATGTGCACGCACTTGTAAAAATGGAGAAGAGAATTTctgttttttttctctctctattCCCCACAACCTTCCTTCGTTCCTTGACCATACATCGAGCACGGGATTTTTCTAGCCGCTCTCTCCATCTGATATTTTCCATCGATTTTATCCACACCAGCCTCTACTCATTCCGAGAAAATGCTGTCTCTGGAAAGAATTTCTTTACACAGCCGTCGTCTTGGGTTCTTCAGGAAGCTATCACTCAGCTGATTTTTATCTCTCGTACGTTCTGCCAGGGAGAAGATTTTTCTTCCATGGCCCTGGATTTTTCAGCGCTCAGCGTCTTCCTCTGCCGCACGCCGGCAGCAGTTCTCCTCCCTCCAGCTCGCTGGCGTTATCCTCTGCGCCGCTTTGGCTTACAAAAATCCTGGCTGCCGGTGTTTATCTCCTCACGGCGCCGCCCCTGGGACTCTTCAAATACCCTGCCGTGCTCTCTCTCTTCTCTGTTCCTCTCGTTCCCTGACGAGCTGCCATGGCGTCCTCGTCTGTCGCGGTATCCCGGCTCCTCGCCCAGGACGGCACTCGGCCCTGCCCCTGCCCCAGCTTCCTGCGCGCCATGGCGATTTCTTCAAGCTCGCTCCAGCGCCGCTTCTTTTCCCCAACCGCGCCACGCGGCCTGTCTCCCTGTGCGCTCGATTCAGTTCGTTTCCTCCCTGGACGCGCGCTCTGCAGCTTGTCGGAGCACCCTGCGTCGCGCCCAGGTGCTTTGCTTCTTGCTCGCCGTTCCAACTTCTCCTGCCATGGAGCTCGCCGAGCCCTCCCCAGCCGTTCCTCCTCCTGTAGCTCGCCCCTGCGCGTGCGTCTTCTCGCGTCGTCCCTGCGTCGCGCGCGCGTTCCTTCCTGTGCGCGCCAGCAGCCGCGTCTCTCCGGTGTTTCCTCCCTGCGTGCGCGAAATTTCCTTGCTCGCTGGGGCGCTTGGTCCGTGCTCCACTGTGCCGCTGTTTGTCTGCACGCGTCAAGCTCCCGTGCTGAATCTAGCCCCATGTTGACGCGTTCCTGTTCCAGCTTATCGTGTTGCGTCGTCATCACTTTCTGTCGCGAGCTCGATTCCCGTTGTCATCGGGCTTTATGTGTGCTCGCGTTTGCCGTCGAGTCGATGAACCCGTCATCCCCTGCTCAACCCTACCCCGCCTGCTCGCTCCAGACACAATCTCGTCATCGTCCCGCGCGTCATCAAGAATCccaagaatcgggtgaagacgaagctagcagcgcgATATTCCCCAAGCGCTCGACAATTGCCTGGATCGGAAAATCACTACCGATCTCGCGGATTCGAATCGGCTATTGAAACGGTAAGCTAATAAATTATCCAAAATAGTTCGATCGTTGCATAAACTGATGTGCTAGTACGAGGCGCATTaaggtgctcgataaattgcgtAAGTCACGAACCTCTCGCCGACTTCacagttcttgcgattatcgagccagatTCAGCTATGGCGAATTATTTCGCTATTCTAGTCACTTAGCTGAATTAGTGGACCGAGTAGAATTGTGGTAGGCATGTGTGAGGTtaaaatattttaatcacttataaagatgtagtataatttataaaaCAAGGGATAAAGTTAGCATTTAATCAATTAGCTGGTGAGTTGTGCAGGCTAATTGTATTTAATGTGTATAGttgttgttcgtgatgtttgcgataggttcgagaagcgtaattattacgCTTAGTCATACGCTGATAACTAGTGTTTCCGAATAAAACGGTACAACTCCTCGTCGCTAGGTGTTTtattcgctatcgcgtagcactatttaggtgtGTGATATTCTTatcgatatgcattcatgtgcataatgcatttcattcaggtacgttaattaatcgcgtgatgcggaagacaagCCAAGTCAACCCCAAACGCGGGCTAACCCGCAGGATGATGTAGATGGATAACCCGATTAAGTACCAAGACAAAGGCTGCTCGTCAAGCGAacgtcgtctaacaacactaacctagtgttactcaggcaagccccggtgcatttgccaccctccttgatgtttttaaaaatctttctcacttgcttgatgcattaggtgataggagttgattgataaaacaattcctgcattaccttccttgaattcgattacctcccttgatcacccgttttacaaaatatttttgatgcttagccttgctttagaaaaacaaaatgttttgttttccaaaatatgatgtggcaaaagtgggtggaatgttttcgaaaataaaatttgatggtggatccatcaaggccttgatgggttcaacatcggaaaagatgtacctctgccaggtaccaaactttgggtttgaaatgattaagctgagaccgggcgggtgacttgcacgagaaaggagtctcggtgtagtgtctccgtctgagtcgattaaggaccgtctcgatgtaggcttgatgatcgaggaccctttaactggtcacatgcctcgtcatgggtaagccttgcctcgggcagactaaggccagaataagataacacgaaatgggcgtggagcggtggcgagagtagcgtgtaccctccgtggcaagaggctggacggtggtgtatctgtgctctcggtttgcgtgaacccgatctggtcttaagaaccccggtggcgggttgacatatgcaagggttaagtgctacatatgtcgtgtgattggagatcctcagctgagtataatcgattcgaatcgccgtaccttcgcggttatgaagacttggtcactgacctactcgtagcattccactaaagatgatgggtttttgttaagaaattggctagtgcaggaccagtgattgaactagggtagaaagaactctagttacaggtaattctacttaacttgacaaataaaactggattttaaggatccactttagtaagcatttctgcaaaacagagtctttgattattgaaaagccttac is a genomic window of Zea mays cultivar B73 chromosome 5, Zm-B73-REFERENCE-NAM-5.0, whole genome shotgun sequence containing:
- the LOC109939933 gene encoding uncharacterized protein — its product is MASSSVAVSRLLAQDGTRPCPCPSFLRAMAISSSSLQRRFFSPTAPRGLSPCALDSVRFLPGRALCSLSEHPASRPGALLLARRSNFSCHGARRALPSRSSSCSSPLRVRLLASSLRRARVPSCARQQPRLSGVSSLRARNFLARWGAWSVLHCAAVCLHASSSRAESSPMLTRSCSSLSCCVVITFCRELDSRCHRALCVLAFAVESMNPSSPAQPYPACSLQTQSRHRPARHQESQESGEDEASSAIFPKRSTIAWIGKSLPISRIRIGY